Proteins encoded in a region of the Sebastes fasciatus isolate fSebFas1 chromosome 9, fSebFas1.pri, whole genome shotgun sequence genome:
- the cdc42ep3 gene encoding cdc42 effector protein 3 — protein MPAKAPIYLKPNNNKKGKKCRLRDILSPDMISPPLGDFRHTIHIGRGGERDAFGDMSFLQGKYELLPGKGGVHPQYGIQSEFLRAHSTGDASFTETPSPVLKNAISLPTIGGCQALTLPMISSTVFSMPPEPLEDIMGSPMKPDSTEEVEILQMDALLRSMDVFNSGPPSPSTDIQSKPDVLLDLLENTDKSTSKAVAKANKINKSKPRFDKPSSYYINGHSTFKANGSLNSDMSSDSFDSFCGKGDFQSKICNGGRSLNGNGNCNGYGHFNNDITLGFKQELSKCNGEWVDRDSGVEEGRICDFEFEFSKEKTMSRDSLAHITGSLLSLELDLGPSILDDVLNIMDKPAAKSRP, from the coding sequence ATGCCGGCAAAAGCACCCATATACCTGAAACCCAACAATAACAAGAAGGGAAAGAAATGTCGCCTCAGAGATATTCTGTCCCCAGACATGATCAGTCCACCGCTGGGGGACTTTCGCCATACCATCCACATTGGCAGGGGCGGAGAGAGAGACGCCTTCGGAGACATGTCTTTCCTCCAGGGGAAGTATGAACTCCTACCCGGGAAGGGAGGCGTCCACCCTCAGTACGGCATCCAGAGTGAGTTTCTGAGAGCTCACAGCACTGGCGATGCTTCTTTCACCGAGACCCCCTCTCCGGTGCTCAAGAACGCCATCTCCCTCCCAACTATCGGCGGCTGCCAGGCGCTCACCCTCCCCATGATCTCCTCCACTGTGTTCTCCATGCCCCCGGAGCCGCTGGAAGACATCATGGGGTCTCCCATGAAACCTGACAGCACAGAGGAGGTGGAGATCTTGCAGATGGACGCTCTGCTGCGCTCCATGGACGTCTTCAACAGCGGGCCTCCATCTCCTTCCACAGATATCCAATCGAAGCCTGACGTCCTCCTGGATCTGCTGGAAAACACAGATAAGTCCACCTCGAAGGCAGTCGCCAAAGCTAACAAAATAAACAAGAGCAAACCCAGGTTTGACAAGCCATCGTCCTACTATATCAACGGTCACAGCACCTTCAAAGCTAACGGCAGCCTGAACAGTGACATGAGCAGCGACAGCTTTGACAGCTTTTGCGGCAAAGGGGACTTTCAGAGCAAGATCTGCAACGGCGGCAGGAGTCTCAACGGAAACGGCAACTGCAACGGTTACGGACACTTTAACAATGACATTACTCTGGGCTTCAAGCAGGAGCTCTCAAAGTGCAATGGAGAGTGGGTGGACAGAGACAGCGGTGTGGAGGAGGGCCGCATCTGTGATTTTGAGTTTGAGTTTTCCAAGGAGAAGACCATGTCGCGGGATTCCCTCGCCCACATCACGGGGTCACTCCTCTCCCTCGAACTCGATCTGGGCCCGTCCATCTTGGACGATGTGCTCAACATAATGGATAAACCCGCAGCGAAGAGCAGGCCTTGA